A genomic window from Synergistaceae bacterium includes:
- a CDS encoding purine-nucleoside phosphorylase, whose amino-acid sequence MLVYDKIFKTSEYLKNKIVKPPQICIVLGSGLGALADNIENKQTMSYSDIPNWPLSTVSGHNGRLIFGMLQGHNVVVMQGRVHYYEGYNMEEVTFPIRVLGVLGIKVLVLTNASGGISPDLKPGDIVAIQDHINFMGTNPLIGKNLDEFGTRFPDMTHPYDKKLLEILKNIAKKKKNELKTGTYMAFSGPSFETPAEINMARLLGADIVGMSTVPEVIIANHMGIRVCGLSCVSNAAAGITGEKLTHQEVMDNMKETSYSLNTIISALLKELVL is encoded by the coding sequence ATGCTTGTGTACGATAAAATATTTAAAACTTCTGAATATTTAAAAAATAAGATTGTAAAACCTCCCCAAATTTGTATAGTTTTGGGTTCTGGTCTTGGTGCTTTAGCTGATAATATAGAAAATAAACAAACCATGTCTTATTCTGATATCCCGAATTGGCCCCTTTCAACTGTTTCTGGACATAATGGGCGTCTCATTTTTGGAATGTTACAAGGACATAATGTTGTTGTAATGCAAGGTCGAGTACATTATTATGAGGGGTATAACATGGAAGAAGTTACCTTTCCTATTAGAGTTCTAGGGGTGCTTGGAATTAAGGTACTGGTCCTTACCAATGCTTCCGGTGGTATAAGTCCCGACTTGAAACCGGGCGATATTGTTGCTATTCAAGACCACATTAATTTTATGGGGACAAATCCTCTGATCGGGAAGAATCTTGATGAATTTGGCACACGCTTCCCAGATATGACTCATCCATATGATAAAAAATTATTAGAAATTTTAAAAAACATAGCTAAAAAGAAAAAAAATGAATTAAAAACAGGTACTTATATGGCATTCTCAGGGCCATCCTTTGAAACTCCTGCCGAAATAAATATGGCTCGTTTACTAGGAGCCGATATTGTTGGAATGTCTACTGTGCCAGAAGTGATTATTGCTAATCATATGGGAATACGCGTTTGTGGTTTATCATGTGTCTCCAATGCAGCAGCTGGAATAACAGGAGAAAAATTAACTCATCAAGAAGTAATGGATAATATGAAAGAAACTTCATATTCTTTAAATACTATCATATCTGCATTACTCAAAGAACTTGTTTTATGA
- the ftsY gene encoding signal recognition particle-docking protein FtsY encodes MKLFSDLSKKLLKTRNKWSLSIANLFSEDPVTDEFWLELEEEMIIGDVGIDLTESLINKLKYIVIERKISKTSELKKHFKELLINLLDAIPRMGEPLILNSHPAFVIFIGVNGSGKTTTIGKLAAQLKNEGHKVMLVAADTFRAAAIDQLKAWASKVSIRLVAQKQDSDPAAVVYDAVMSSKASKDDIVLVDTAGRLHTKLNLMEELAKIYRVIQREAPGEPSEVFLVLDAVTGQNGFLQAETFNKVIPITGVVLTKYDNSSKGGVVLSIADKLKLPIRYVGLGENIEDLQLFNSRVFVETLLDANNT; translated from the coding sequence ATGAAACTTTTTTCAGATCTATCAAAAAAGCTTTTAAAAACTAGAAATAAGTGGTCATTAAGCATTGCAAACTTATTTTCTGAGGACCCAGTAACAGATGAATTTTGGCTAGAGCTTGAAGAAGAAATGATAATTGGTGACGTAGGAATAGATTTAACTGAATCCTTAATAAACAAACTTAAGTATATTGTAATTGAACGTAAGATTTCCAAAACATCTGAACTAAAGAAACATTTTAAAGAGCTACTTATTAATTTACTTGATGCAATACCAAGGATGGGAGAACCTCTAATACTTAATTCACACCCTGCCTTTGTAATTTTTATTGGAGTAAATGGTAGCGGTAAAACAACGACTATAGGGAAATTAGCTGCTCAATTAAAAAATGAAGGACACAAGGTGATGTTGGTAGCAGCAGACACCTTTAGAGCTGCTGCCATCGACCAATTAAAAGCATGGGCCTCTAAAGTATCTATCAGGCTGGTTGCTCAAAAACAAGATAGTGACCCAGCTGCTGTTGTATACGATGCTGTTATGTCTTCAAAGGCGTCTAAAGACGACATAGTTCTTGTTGACACGGCAGGGAGGTTACACACCAAATTAAATTTAATGGAAGAACTAGCTAAGATTTATCGTGTAATACAGAGAGAAGCTCCCGGAGAACCATCTGAAGTTTTCCTTGTACTTGATGCTGTAACAGGACAAAATGGTTTTTTGCAAGCTGAAACCTTCAACAAGGTTATACCAATTACAGGTGTTGTGCTTACAAAATATGATAATTCTTCAAAAGGTGGGGTTGTCCTTTCAATAGCTGACAAATTAAAGTTGCCAATCAGATACGTAGGATTAGGAGAGAACATTGAAGATTTACAACTTTTTAATTCCAGAGTTTTTGTTGAAACTCTCTTAGATGCGAATAATACATAG
- a CDS encoding excinuclease ABC subunit UvrC, producing MKKKELLTLVGNFPDKPGVYLMSDDKNNVIYIGKAKSLKKRVSSYFRQGSFSSPRLKKLVDSINDISIIRTESEIEALILENRLIKQYQPFFNVDLKMNERYAYIKLTSEKFPRLQITRVRQKDNAVYIGPFVRVAEVRELLRLVERYLPLRTCNFDIIKQNRERPCIRYSLGRCLAPCCSYCTESEYRDRVANVLLLVQGQAMELVEKFRKEMDKSAKKMDFENAARLRDTIRAIWRVTRQRNSIPEISNGMENNFKTLSALQKILNLPTIPWRIDGFDVSHTGGDYPVGVVVVFEQGYPNISLYRKFNIKNVEQIDDFRSISETLTRRYKRCIEGEEPLPQLIIIDGGAIQLKFATETLKNLKLTTVPVISIAEKNEEVYLSYKKAPMILQRSDPVLRLLQYVRDEAHRFALSSHKKRRNKTYRRSILEDIPGIGRAKAARLITQFGSTKALINISENKLANTPGIGLTLAKRIKNTIKAEMQGEQDGVV from the coding sequence TTGAAAAAAAAAGAGCTATTAACACTGGTTGGAAATTTTCCTGATAAACCCGGGGTCTATTTAATGTCTGATGATAAAAATAACGTCATATATATAGGAAAAGCTAAATCTCTAAAAAAGCGAGTCTCTTCTTACTTCAGACAAGGCAGTTTTTCATCGCCTAGACTAAAAAAACTTGTTGATAGTATTAACGATATATCTATTATAAGAACAGAAAGCGAAATTGAAGCACTAATACTTGAAAACAGGCTGATTAAGCAATATCAACCTTTTTTTAATGTTGACTTAAAAATGAATGAAAGATATGCATATATAAAATTAACGTCAGAGAAATTTCCACGGCTACAAATAACAAGAGTAAGACAAAAAGATAATGCTGTGTATATTGGGCCATTCGTTAGAGTTGCAGAAGTTCGGGAACTTCTGAGATTAGTAGAACGATATTTGCCTTTACGAACATGTAATTTTGACATAATAAAACAAAATAGAGAGAGACCTTGTATTAGATATTCTCTTGGACGCTGCTTAGCCCCTTGTTGCTCGTACTGTACGGAATCCGAATATAGGGATAGGGTCGCAAATGTTTTGTTACTTGTACAAGGACAAGCAATGGAATTAGTAGAAAAATTTCGTAAAGAAATGGATAAGTCCGCAAAAAAAATGGACTTCGAAAACGCTGCTCGTTTGCGAGATACAATAAGAGCAATTTGGCGAGTTACGAGACAGCGAAACAGTATACCAGAAATATCAAATGGTATGGAAAATAATTTTAAGACTCTAAGCGCATTACAAAAAATATTAAATTTGCCTACTATTCCATGGCGAATAGATGGTTTTGATGTTTCTCATACAGGTGGGGATTATCCAGTTGGGGTAGTTGTAGTTTTTGAACAAGGATATCCCAATATATCTCTATATCGAAAGTTTAATATTAAAAACGTTGAACAAATTGACGATTTTCGCTCTATTAGTGAAACCCTTACAAGGCGTTATAAAAGATGCATTGAGGGAGAAGAACCACTGCCTCAGCTCATTATAATTGATGGTGGAGCAATACAACTTAAATTTGCTACAGAAACTCTAAAAAACCTTAAATTGACTACAGTACCAGTAATATCAATCGCAGAAAAAAACGAAGAAGTTTACTTATCTTACAAAAAGGCACCTATGATTCTTCAGCGTTCTGACCCTGTCTTAAGGTTACTTCAATATGTCAGAGATGAAGCTCATAGGTTTGCATTATCATCTCATAAAAAAAGACGCAATAAAACGTATAGAAGAAGTATACTTGAAGATATTCCCGGTATTGGCAGAGCAAAGGCTGCACGATTAATTACACAATTTGGTAGCACAAAAGCTCTAATAAACATTTCCGAAAATAAACTTGCCAACACCCCAGGCATAGGATTAACTCTTGCAAAACGTATCAAAAACACTATAAAAGCAGAAATGCAAGGAGAACAGGATGGCGTCGTTTAA
- a CDS encoding DUF4416 family protein — protein sequence MIYDTEKRHPRDPLVKKIIAILIPRGNQNNYNKVYNILEYVWGAPERISPKFPFDWTNYYSEISPNLDRIFFSYAGLYPMSKLVEWKLKAREIENMTGTSRTVNIDPGTLDGARLILASTKGQAHRIYLNNGIFAEVTLCKRKGKWTSFFYTFPDFKSGAYDNWLDTVRSDWKKEHYLIQNKK from the coding sequence ATGATATATGATACTGAAAAAAGACACCCCAGAGATCCTTTGGTAAAAAAAATTATAGCTATTCTAATCCCTAGAGGCAATCAGAATAATTATAATAAGGTTTATAACATTCTAGAATACGTGTGGGGGGCTCCAGAAAGAATTAGCCCCAAATTTCCTTTTGATTGGACAAATTACTATAGCGAAATATCTCCAAATTTAGATAGAATCTTTTTTTCATATGCGGGGCTATACCCAATGTCTAAATTAGTAGAGTGGAAGTTAAAAGCCCGTGAGATAGAAAATATGACTGGAACTTCTAGAACAGTAAATATTGATCCTGGAACATTGGATGGTGCAAGGTTGATTCTCGCGTCAACAAAAGGACAGGCACATAGAATTTATTTAAACAATGGTATTTTTGCAGAAGTAACTCTTTGTAAAAGAAAGGGAAAGTGGACAAGCTTCTTTTATACATTCCCTGATTTTAAAAGTGGAGCCTATGATAACTGGTTGGATACTGTTAGGTCCGATTGGAAAAAGGAGCATTATTTAATTCAAAATAAAAAATAA
- a CDS encoding cysteine--tRNA ligase: MTLVLYNDLTRKKEQFVPIKQGEVKFYVCGPTVYDYFHIGNARPFVLFDVFRRYLEKSGYNVTYVQNFTDIDDKMIKRANDMGITVSELAERFIEEYYKDADALGIKRASIYPRATHEINEIIEITSKLIQKGHAYEINGNVYFDVSSFDQYGMLSRQSLDELQTGVRIDLDEKKKAPLDFALWKASKEGEPNWDSPWGKGRPGWHIECSAMSTKYLGETIDIHGGGSDLIFPHHENEIAQSECFSGKQFVRYWIHNAYIMIDSEKMSKSLGNFKTIRDIREKTNPLNIRFFLLSAHYRSPINFSSEGLKQAQKALNRIVGCYKDILFAIDSTKNSINNKTLIDEIESANIGFIESMNDDFNTAGALGSVFEAVRAVNTHLSRSSTFDLIALNKAKDFFDMANDVLGLFNEENSDSLESEISTLIEERNLARKSKDFIKSDEIREILLSKGISIEDTPQGTRWKKLD, from the coding sequence ATGACTCTTGTATTATATAACGATTTAACTAGAAAAAAAGAGCAATTTGTTCCGATTAAGCAAGGAGAAGTTAAATTCTATGTTTGTGGTCCGACTGTTTATGACTATTTTCATATAGGCAATGCTAGACCTTTTGTATTATTTGATGTATTTAGACGATATCTTGAAAAGTCTGGTTATAATGTTACATATGTTCAAAATTTCACTGATATAGACGATAAAATGATAAAAAGAGCCAATGATATGGGAATTACAGTCTCAGAATTAGCTGAACGTTTTATCGAGGAATATTACAAGGATGCTGATGCTCTTGGAATAAAAAGAGCTTCAATATATCCCAGAGCAACACACGAAATAAATGAAATTATAGAAATTACAAGTAAACTGATACAAAAGGGTCATGCATACGAAATCAATGGGAATGTTTATTTCGATGTTTCAAGTTTTGATCAATATGGCATGCTTTCCAGACAAAGTTTGGATGAATTGCAGACCGGAGTAAGAATAGATTTAGATGAGAAAAAGAAAGCACCACTTGATTTTGCACTGTGGAAAGCGAGCAAAGAAGGTGAACCTAATTGGGATAGCCCATGGGGAAAGGGGCGACCAGGTTGGCATATTGAATGTAGTGCTATGTCTACAAAATATTTAGGTGAAACTATAGATATACATGGCGGTGGAAGTGACTTAATTTTCCCACATCATGAAAATGAGATCGCTCAGTCAGAGTGTTTTTCTGGGAAACAGTTTGTAAGGTATTGGATTCACAACGCATATATAATGATAGATAGCGAAAAAATGTCAAAATCACTCGGTAATTTTAAAACTATACGCGACATAAGAGAAAAAACGAACCCATTAAATATACGCTTTTTTCTGTTAAGTGCACATTATCGCTCCCCAATTAATTTTTCTTCTGAGGGATTAAAACAAGCACAGAAAGCCCTTAATAGAATAGTTGGTTGTTATAAAGACATTCTTTTTGCAATTGATAGCACAAAAAATAGTATAAACAATAAAACTCTTATAGATGAAATTGAATCTGCCAATATAGGTTTTATTGAATCAATGAATGACGACTTTAATACAGCAGGAGCATTAGGGAGTGTATTTGAAGCTGTAAGAGCTGTAAACACACATCTTTCCAGAAGCTCAACCTTTGATTTAATTGCTCTCAATAAAGCCAAAGACTTTTTCGATATGGCTAATGATGTATTGGGTCTGTTTAATGAGGAAAATTCTGATAGCTTAGAAAGCGAGATTTCTACTCTTATTGAGGAAAGAAATTTGGCAAGAAAATCAAAAGACTTTATTAAATCGGACGAAATAAGAGAAATTTTATTATCTAAGGGGATAAGCATTGAGGACACTCCACAAGGGACAAGGTGGAAAAAACTAGATTAA
- the glpX gene encoding class II fructose-bisphosphatase, producing the protein MSTPDKNIILEIVRATEAAAIAAGLWIGRGDKNKADEAAVNAMRRVLGEVKMAGRVVIGEGEKDEAPMLFNGEKLGNSDSPKVDIAVDPIDGTRLTAMGLANAVSVIAFSEHNTMYNPQHIFYMNKIATGPLSANAIDIEASPSYNVKAVAKSLKKSPEDITVMVLDRPRHEELIKEIRSLNARVRLIPDGDVAGALATCIPNSGVDLLMGIGGSPEAVITACAIKCVGGNMQCKLWPRDDKERELCEEKDMDVTKVLNLDDLVACDNVFFAATGVTDGDWLKGVKYSESSINTSSLVMHSKSGTIRYINSIHSTNELKK; encoded by the coding sequence ATGTCTACACCTGACAAAAACATTATTCTTGAAATTGTAAGAGCAACAGAAGCTGCAGCAATAGCTGCGGGATTGTGGATTGGTAGGGGGGATAAAAATAAAGCGGACGAAGCTGCGGTGAATGCGATGCGCAGAGTCCTAGGTGAAGTAAAGATGGCTGGACGCGTAGTCATAGGCGAGGGAGAGAAAGATGAAGCTCCAATGCTATTTAACGGAGAAAAGCTTGGGAATAGCGACTCTCCTAAGGTTGATATTGCTGTAGACCCTATCGATGGAACAAGACTTACAGCTATGGGATTGGCAAATGCAGTAAGTGTTATTGCGTTTTCTGAGCACAACACTATGTATAATCCACAACATATCTTTTATATGAACAAGATAGCAACCGGACCGCTTTCAGCTAATGCTATAGACATAGAAGCCTCGCCTTCATATAACGTTAAAGCCGTCGCAAAATCGCTTAAAAAATCTCCAGAAGACATAACAGTAATGGTATTAGATAGGCCAAGACATGAAGAACTAATTAAAGAGATCCGCTCTCTTAATGCTAGAGTACGTCTTATACCTGATGGGGATGTTGCAGGTGCACTTGCAACGTGTATCCCTAATTCAGGAGTAGACTTGCTTATGGGGATTGGCGGATCTCCCGAAGCAGTTATTACAGCTTGTGCAATAAAATGCGTAGGAGGAAACATGCAATGTAAATTATGGCCTAGAGATGATAAAGAGCGAGAATTATGCGAAGAAAAAGATATGGATGTAACAAAAGTTTTAAATCTAGACGACCTTGTTGCATGTGACAATGTCTTTTTCGCAGCAACAGGCGTTACTGACGGAGATTGGTTAAAAGGTGTTAAGTACTCAGAAAGTTCTATAAATACCTCATCTTTGGTAATGCATTCTAAGAGTGGTACTATTCGCTATATTAACTCAATTCATAGCACAAACGAATTAAAAAAATAA
- a CDS encoding thymidine phosphorylase, with the protein MINPIKIIEKKRDGGTHTRAEIEYLVKSIMSAEFADYQLSAWLMAVYLNGLTEDETIFLTEALAFSGEVFKYSDDIKIVDKHSTGGVGDKTSLILVPLVASCGGKVSKLSGSGLGYTGGTVDKLESITNMKLNLSQKDFKRQVEELGCAISGHSTTLAPAEGILYKLRDVTGTVPSIPLITSSIISKKIAGGAMGFVFDVKFGSGAFMQNKKDAQKLAKNLVATSQKMGKKCTALITNMNQPLGEFVGNSAEIYEAIKVLSGEGPKDTKEICLALGANMLKIADVCETVTEGYSLCEEALNNGKALLKFRDLIKAQGGDASIVTNPNSIFPLTKYKHEIKSNRDGFISKLDAQLIGEALRSLGGGRMKKEDSIDSSVAIRLMRKIGCPIFKNDTVLEVYYNNEKQIKSVMPYLPSCFEISPKTSDFILIADCIS; encoded by the coding sequence ATTATTAATCCTATTAAAATTATAGAAAAAAAACGTGATGGAGGAACTCATACAAGAGCAGAGATAGAGTATCTCGTAAAATCAATCATGAGTGCCGAGTTTGCTGATTATCAACTTTCGGCATGGTTAATGGCAGTATATTTAAATGGTTTAACGGAAGATGAAACAATTTTTTTAACAGAAGCACTTGCTTTTTCTGGCGAAGTATTTAAATACTCAGATGATATTAAAATAGTCGATAAACACAGTACCGGTGGTGTTGGAGATAAAACTTCCCTTATTTTAGTACCACTTGTAGCCTCTTGTGGGGGAAAGGTTTCTAAATTAAGTGGCTCTGGTCTTGGTTATACTGGCGGGACTGTTGATAAATTGGAATCTATTACCAATATGAAACTGAACCTTTCTCAGAAAGACTTTAAACGTCAAGTCGAAGAACTTGGTTGTGCTATATCAGGACACTCAACGACATTAGCTCCGGCTGAAGGGATACTCTATAAATTACGAGATGTCACTGGAACGGTACCATCTATACCTCTAATAACTAGTAGTATAATTAGTAAAAAAATAGCGGGAGGTGCCATGGGGTTTGTCTTTGATGTAAAATTTGGATCTGGAGCTTTTATGCAAAACAAAAAAGATGCACAAAAACTAGCCAAAAACTTAGTAGCTACATCTCAAAAAATGGGGAAAAAATGTACCGCACTAATTACCAATATGAATCAACCTTTAGGTGAGTTTGTTGGTAATTCTGCCGAAATCTATGAGGCAATTAAAGTCCTTAGTGGAGAAGGACCAAAAGATACGAAAGAAATATGCCTTGCTCTTGGAGCGAATATGCTTAAAATAGCAGATGTATGTGAAACCGTTACTGAAGGCTATAGTTTATGTGAAGAAGCATTAAATAATGGAAAAGCTTTACTAAAGTTTAGAGATCTTATCAAGGCTCAGGGAGGTGATGCAAGTATAGTCACCAATCCGAATTCAATTTTTCCGCTAACCAAATATAAACATGAAATTAAGTCCAATAGAGATGGGTTTATTTCAAAACTAGATGCTCAACTCATAGGCGAAGCACTTAGATCTCTTGGTGGAGGACGCATGAAGAAAGAAGATTCTATAGATTCATCAGTAGCTATTAGGCTCATGCGTAAAATTGGCTGCCCAATTTTCAAAAACGATACGGTTCTTGAAGTGTATTACAATAATGAAAAACAAATAAAAAGTGTTATGCCTTATTTGCCCTCATGCTTCGAAATATCCCCAAAAACATCAGATTTTATCTTAATAGCAGATTGTATCTCATAG
- the tmk gene encoding dTMP kinase: MFITLEGIDGSGKTTQAKLLSDWLKEKYSNKEILLTYEPGGWDNGSILREMVICGALQHPWSEAYLFMLDRCEHIAKIIQPALDKNTIVICERYHDSTLAYQVWGRGLPLKVLNSLAVESGFPVPDITLFLDLNPDISEQRVSNRGQLDAFESEGEEFMKRVREGYVSLAKSDFSRWITIDASLGNSDAIFKKVIYSLNQRGYFID, encoded by the coding sequence TTGTTTATAACACTTGAAGGTATTGATGGCTCAGGCAAAACAACTCAAGCTAAGCTCCTTTCGGATTGGCTTAAAGAAAAATACTCAAATAAAGAGATCTTATTAACTTATGAACCCGGAGGATGGGATAATGGTAGCATTCTTCGAGAAATGGTTATTTGTGGCGCTTTACAACATCCTTGGAGCGAGGCTTATCTTTTTATGTTAGATAGATGTGAACATATAGCAAAAATAATTCAGCCCGCTCTCGATAAAAATACGATAGTTATTTGTGAACGATACCATGATTCAACTTTAGCTTATCAAGTTTGGGGAAGAGGACTTCCGCTAAAAGTATTGAATTCATTGGCCGTTGAATCGGGTTTCCCAGTTCCTGATATAACCCTATTTCTCGATCTTAATCCAGATATAAGTGAACAGAGAGTCTCAAACAGAGGACAGCTCGACGCTTTTGAGTCTGAGGGAGAAGAGTTCATGAAGAGGGTAAGAGAAGGATACGTCTCTTTGGCAAAAAGTGATTTTTCTAGATGGATAACGATAGACGCGTCTTTGGGCAATAGTGATGCTATATTTAAAAAAGTAATATATTCGTTAAATCAAAGAGGGTATTTTATTGATTAA
- a CDS encoding adenylosuccinate lyase, whose amino-acid sequence MIPRYESKKIKEIWSDKNRFQRWLDVELATCKAWNEVGVIPDEDMNNISKKATFDIDKINEIETITQHDMIAFNSNVADSIGPSGRYIHLGLTSSDVIDTAASLLLSESLNVIIEELNILKKTIGKKASKYAYTPCAGRTHGIHAEPTTFGLKLLNHYAEIERDIERLNQAKNSISFGKLSGAVGTYANCPPYIETRVCELLGLKADPVATQVIQRDRHARIVSDIAICGASIERLALEIRHLQRTEVLEALEPFKKGQKGSSAMPHKKNPILCERLCGMSRLLRSYTGPAIENISLWHDRDISHSSVERVIWPDMFHLIYYMISTITNIISGLQINEGKMEENINLTNGLLFSGRVLLALVEKEGLSREDAYAIVQSNAMTSWNNNTSFLDLLKSDKRIKKLNKDELESLFELNYYFKHIEEIFSRFPELDKLEQIN is encoded by the coding sequence ATGATACCACGTTATGAAAGCAAAAAAATAAAAGAAATATGGTCTGATAAAAATAGATTTCAGAGATGGTTAGATGTTGAACTAGCAACCTGTAAAGCATGGAATGAAGTAGGGGTAATACCAGATGAAGACATGAATAATATCTCTAAAAAAGCCACTTTTGATATAGATAAAATTAACGAGATAGAAACTATAACACAACATGACATGATAGCCTTTAATTCTAATGTTGCAGATTCAATTGGCCCGTCGGGACGTTACATTCATCTAGGACTAACAAGCAGTGACGTAATTGACACTGCTGCCTCTCTTTTACTTTCTGAAAGCTTGAATGTTATTATTGAGGAATTAAATATATTAAAGAAAACTATAGGTAAAAAAGCGTCAAAATATGCATATACACCATGTGCCGGAAGAACTCATGGGATCCATGCCGAACCCACTACATTTGGACTAAAACTATTAAATCATTATGCTGAAATCGAACGAGATATAGAAAGGCTTAATCAAGCAAAAAATAGTATTTCTTTTGGCAAGCTTTCTGGTGCAGTAGGAACGTATGCAAACTGCCCACCTTATATAGAAACTAGGGTTTGTGAGCTCTTGGGACTTAAGGCTGATCCTGTCGCAACACAGGTTATACAAAGAGATAGACATGCTAGAATAGTATCAGATATTGCAATTTGTGGAGCATCAATAGAAAGGCTTGCCCTTGAAATTAGGCATCTACAGCGCACCGAAGTTTTAGAGGCTCTAGAACCATTTAAAAAAGGACAAAAAGGTTCCTCAGCAATGCCACATAAAAAGAATCCGATTCTTTGTGAGCGTTTATGTGGAATGTCTAGACTTTTACGCAGTTATACGGGGCCTGCAATAGAAAATATATCTCTTTGGCACGATAGAGATATAAGTCATTCATCTGTAGAACGCGTAATATGGCCAGATATGTTTCATCTAATCTATTATATGATTTCTACTATTACCAATATCATAAGTGGTCTTCAAATAAATGAAGGTAAAATGGAAGAAAATATAAATTTAACAAATGGACTTTTATTTTCCGGCCGCGTTTTGCTGGCTTTAGTTGAAAAAGAGGGTTTAAGTAGAGAAGATGCTTATGCAATTGTTCAAAGTAATGCTATGACATCGTGGAATAATAATACTTCATTCTTGGATCTTCTTAAATCAGATAAAAGGATAAAAAAATTAAACAAAGATGAACTAGAATCATTATTTGAATTAAATTACTATTTTAAACATATAGAAGAAATATTTTCTCGTTTTCCTGAATTAGATAAATTGGAACAAATAAATTAG
- a CDS encoding tyrosine-type recombinase/integrase → MSRPQEKDKKFLLILSRFEDYMLLERASSQNTLKAYSSDLKAWYCYCKKNEIPPLNLTGDSISRFLTEQSITGKSRNTVQRNAAVLSSFSRFLAYDGYSEIQPLLDPLPKRSVAIPQIMTEGEIQRIINVCEDGTLLGARDRAVIELAYGVGLRASELCNIKLRDIDDHNGLIYTRGKGDKERAVPYVGGVRKVTERYIKEVRPSLNKLELEWLFLSRTGKQMRREFLWHILQKRGKAANISSSRLYPHILRHTFATHLLRNGMNQRTLQEILGHTSILTTEKYTHLDTEIHDFYDKYHPRS, encoded by the coding sequence ATGTCACGACCTCAAGAAAAAGATAAAAAATTTTTACTTATACTAAGTAGATTTGAAGATTATATGCTTTTGGAGAGAGCTTCTTCACAAAACACGTTAAAAGCGTATTCCTCGGACCTAAAAGCGTGGTATTGCTATTGTAAGAAAAATGAAATTCCTCCCCTTAATCTTACCGGAGACAGTATTTCTCGTTTTTTAACTGAACAATCTATAACTGGCAAAAGTAGAAACACCGTACAAAGGAATGCTGCCGTTTTAAGTTCTTTTAGTCGGTTTCTTGCATATGATGGATATTCAGAGATACAGCCACTTTTGGATCCTTTGCCAAAGAGAAGTGTTGCAATACCTCAAATTATGACTGAGGGTGAAATACAAAGAATAATAAACGTCTGTGAAGATGGAACTTTATTAGGAGCAAGAGATAGGGCCGTTATTGAATTGGCTTATGGAGTTGGTCTTAGAGCTTCAGAGTTATGCAATATAAAATTAAGAGATATAGATGACCACAATGGACTTATATATACCAGAGGTAAAGGAGATAAAGAGAGGGCCGTTCCATATGTTGGTGGGGTGAGAAAGGTTACTGAGAGATATATAAAAGAGGTACGACCTTCTTTGAACAAATTAGAATTAGAATGGCTGTTTCTTTCACGTACAGGAAAACAAATGCGCAGAGAATTTTTATGGCATATCCTCCAAAAAAGAGGCAAAGCAGCCAATATTTCTTCTTCTCGACTTTATCCTCACATTTTGAGACATACCTTTGCGACCCATTTGCTAAGAAATGGCATGAACCAAAGAACTTTGCAAGAAATATTAGGACATACATCAATATTAACCACGGAGAAATATACTCACTTAGATACTGAGATTCACGACTTCTATGATAAATATCACCCAAGATCGTAG